ACCTCACTGGCTGTTTCTGCATCCTGCGGCGGACAACCCATTTTTATAAAAACTTCCCTGGTAAATTCCCTTAATGCGGGATAGGAGAATATCTGGCTCATGATTCGTAGTCCTGTTTCCTGTATAGTGCCTTACAGCGTGTTTAGTAGATGTTATTAAGCCTGCGCTGTAGGTCCACCAAAATTAAGCGGCATGGAAACAGGCTCCTGATCCTGGATCGGACCGTTTGCAGCTTCATACTTTTTGATATTGTCCACCATCGCTCTCATGAAACGCTTGGCATGCTGTGGAGTCAGTATGATACGGGACTTTACCTTTGCTTTAGGCAGGCCAGGCATTACATTCACAAAATCCACCACAAATTCTGCATTGGAGTGTGTTATAATGGCAAGGTTGGCATAGATACCTTCTGCTATTTCCTCGCTCAGCTCAATATTCAGCTGATTCTGTTCTTCCTGCTGATTTTCCATAATTTTTTTCTTTTGCGCTACAAATGTAAAAAAGAGACCTTAAAATGAAAGGTCTCTTTTTTAAAACATGGTACAGGAATGTTTGTGTGTGTGTTATTGGACGTCCCACCATACACGGCGGGTCAGCCTGGTGTTGGCAGGTGTATTGGTATTGTAACGTATTTCACTGCTTGGATAGAACAGGGACCGTGGTAAGGCGCCTCCCAGCACATTGCCGTCAGGGGCTGTCAGCTGAGGGAACCCCGTCCTGCGCCAGTCGGTCCATACTTCCGGACTCAGGAACAGCGCTATGTACTTTTGCTCAATAATATCTTTCAAAGTGATATTAGCTGGTGTTTTAGCCACTGAAGGCAGATAGGATGCATCATTGATCGTCCTTTGCAGATTCGCCCTTACTGCTTCATTGTAGGCAGCGGCTGCACCTGTCGTGTTTCCTGCTCTGAACTCCAGTTCCGCCTCCATAAATTTCTGTTCGTCATATGACAGAAAATAAACAGGGGAGTTCGCGGAGCCATACAAAGCACCTAATGCACTCGGATCGGCCGGATCGAAATAGGCATCATACCTGGGATCTCCGGCAGCATCCATCAGGTCGTTCAGGTAGCCTGTAAAGATGATATCTGCACGTTGTGTGTTGAACTGATACCAGGGCGCCTGTGTCGTGGTGGCGCTACTACCTACAAATTTCACAAAAGCACCTTCTCCGTCATCAAAACCATTGGCCAGTGCGGCTAACGCTTTGGTCCGTGCGGTTGCATCCACCTTCACGGTATGCAGATAGAATTTGGCTTTGAGTGCGTAGGCAAACTTTATCCACATGTCCAGGTCTCCATCAAAGAGGAGGTCATCATTCGAATTAGGCTGAAACTCTGCGCCGTCGTCTTTTCCCAGATCGGTGATCGCTTCATCCAGCAATGTCTGCAACCGCGTATAGATTGCCTGCTGACCATCATATTTGGGCTGCGTATTCTTCAGCCCCTGGAATGCCTCTGTGAAAGGTACATCTCCCCAGAAGTCAGTCACCTGGCCTAAGTCATTTGCCATCATGATCTTACCAACAGCCGCGTAATGCAACTGACCAGCCGCAGTAGCTACCGCTATCAGCGTGTCTATATTGGTCATAATAGCGCCGTAAAAACCTGCATACCACATGTTATCCACATCATCAGGCGTAATGTTATACAGGTCAGCACTGGCCGACTGGTTGGCTGCACCTGTCACCTGCTGCATGAAAATGGCAGGAAAGCGGGAAGCATCTCCACCCCAGGTATAGGCACTTTGTAATATCACGCCCGGCAGCAGTGAAGAGGCGGTCGGATTTTTCAGTTGTGAAGGGTCATCATTGATGCCATTGTAGAAGTAGTCTTTTCTGCAACCCTGCGAGATTACCAGCAGGATCAGTAACGGGAGTATATATTTGGTTATCCGTAACATGGTCATTCGTTTTAAAGGGTTAGAATTTAAACTTGAAGTTCAGGCCATAACTGGAGGTACCCGGCATATTGAAATAGTCAATACCCTGGGCGTTGGTCGCTCCCGTCAGACTGGTTTCAGGATCGATGCCCCTGTACGGTGTCCATATAATGATATTACGGGCAAATAAATTGACGTTGATTCCTTTGATAAACCTGGAATCCTTAAACTTTCCGGATGGCAGGTCATAGGAAAGGGTCACTTCACGCAGTTTTACAAAAGAGGCATCATCTATAAATGTCTCTGTCTGTGCACCGAAACCGCCACCATTACCCAGATACCAGCCTTCATCCAGCGGTACTTGTGTACTATTCACAGCGCCACCGCCAGGTTTCTCCGCACCACCTTCATTGTGTACCACTTCACCCGCATCATTGAGGTGTCCCATGACACCCGGGAATACGGTCATTTCACCCCTGTTCAAAGTATAGGCAGATGTTCCGATCGCCTGCAATGAACCACGGGTACCATTCCACAGGTCGCCCTTGTGCTTCCAGTCTACCAGGAAGTAGAGGGAAACACCTTTGTAACTCAGGGTATTACCAATACCCATCAGGAACTTCGGATTGGGATTACCTACTTTTGTCTGCACATTAGACACTACCGGATAACCAAAGTCGCCGGAAGCATCACTGATCACGATCCTGCCCTGTGCATCCCGCTGCCATCCATAGGCATAGATGATACCGGCCTGTTCACCAGGTATATGTGCTACGACTGTACCTGTAAAACCATTCACCGTGATCTGGTTAATACCAGGTGCTAACGCCAGTACCTTACTCCGGTTCATACTGAAGTTCACAAACATGTCCCAGGTAAAGGCCTGATCTGTAAGCGGCTTCGCACTCAAAGTCAGTTCGAGACCATTATTCCGGATAGAAGCGGCATTCAGGTTCACGTACTGGTATCCGGCGGAACCGGCCAGTGGAGAACGCACCAGCAGGTCAGTACCCTTGGTATGATAGAAGGTCGCATCCAGTCCGATCCTGTTCTGCAGGAACTGTAACTGTAACCCTGCTTCATAGGAAACTGTCTTTTCCGGCTTCAGATTCGGGTTACCCAGCACATTATTCAGTGAGAAGCTACCCTTTCCGTCATATGGGAAAGACACCCCTGTCGTATAACCATCCGGATAAGTGGTTGGCACGGAGAATGACTTAGTCAGGAACGCACCAGGGTCTTTACCTACCTGCGCTGCTGACAACCTGATCTTACCAAAACTAAGCACCTTACCATCTTTCAGACCTTCCAGTTCCGTAAAGACAAAACCAAGGCTGGCGGATGGATAAAAGAAGCTGTTATTCTCAGGAGGCAGTGTTGATGTCCAGTCATTACGTCCTGTTATTTCCAGGAATAACATTGACTTCAGGTCCAGGTTAATATCGAAATAACCGGAGATCCTTCTGTATGGTGTTACATAGTTATATGATTTCTGCACAGTTGCGTTACTGATATTATCATAGCCCGGAGAAGTCAGACCATCGCCCTGTACATACAGTTCGTCCATCCTGCGGGAATACAGGTTATTACCCACTTTCACGTCCATCCGGAAGTCCTTGGAGATCTGCCGTGCCCAGGTAATGATCGCATCAGAGTTCACACTCTTATAGGTATACCTGTCATCAAAGAGACGGCCACCATTGTAGGCGCCTGACTGGATCTCGTAGTACTGGTGACGGTTATCACTGTACACGTCCGTACCGATGCGGTAGGTCAGTGTGAAGTCTTTGATGAAATCCCAGTCAAACTGCAGACTACCGATCAAACGGTTCACTGCTGTTGTGTAGGGGTTTTTATTAATGGTCCAGAATGGGTTGTCATAGATACCGTTACGGTAGGAGCGCTGCAACCCATTTGAGAACAGATAAGTGCGTGGATCATCCGGTGCGAGATCGCCATTGGAGTTATCAAATGAGATAGGCGTTCTGGTCAGGCCCAGCATGATACCGGACAGGTTACTACCGTTCTGCGGCATGCTACCGTTAGACACGTTAAAATTGATATTACCCGATGTTCTGACCTTCTCTGACACTTTCAGTTGTCCTGCCAGTGCGATAGCCGTACGCTGGTTGTACTGCAAGGGCACGATAGAGTTCTGATAGTTATGAGAAACGGACATACGGTAGGTAGCAGCCTCGGTACCACCGGTAAAGGACAGGGAGTTGTTGTAAGTGAGCGCTGTTCTCCAGAAATCGCCCGTATTATCGTACGGCGTAAACTTCACTTTTGCGTTGGGGCTGGAAGCGCCTACGATATCACCATGTATATCGTATTCGTTAGGTGTACCTGTCCAGAATAATGTGTCTATATTAGGCCCCCAGGAATACCTGTTGGAAGATGTAAAAGGCGCCAGTATACCACCGGAACCTTTGACAAATTGTTTCTGGATCTTAGGCAGTCTGTTCACCACATCGAAAGAGACCCCTGTGCTGAAATCAACAGATATCCTACCGGCTTTCCCTTTTTTAGTAGTGATAATAATGGCACCATTGGCAGCATCGATACCATAGATGGCCGCTGCCGCAGGACCTTTCAGTACAGAAATACTTTCAATGTCATCAGGATTAATATCCGCACCACGGTTGGTATTAGTGGCCCCCTGCAGGAGGTTGTTGGTAGCATCCGCGGGGTCACCGGAGTAGTTCTGTGAGTTATCCACAGGAATACCGTCAATGACAAACAATGGCTGGTTGTTACCTGTCAGGGAGTTGGTACCTCTTAATTTTACGAAGGTAGCCGCACCAGGGGTACCACCGGAACCGATGACCTGCATACCGGCCACTTTACCTGACATGGCCCTGAGTGCATCACCCTGACTGGCCTTCACGAGATCATCGCCCTTTACATCCTGGACGGCATATCC
The DNA window shown above is from Chitinophaga agri and carries:
- a CDS encoding DUF3467 domain-containing protein yields the protein MENQQEEQNQLNIELSEEIAEGIYANLAIITHSNAEFVVDFVNVMPGLPKAKVKSRIILTPQHAKRFMRAMVDNIKKYEAANGPIQDQEPVSMPLNFGGPTAQA
- a CDS encoding SusD/RagB family nutrient-binding outer membrane lipoprotein encodes the protein MLRITKYILPLLILLVISQGCRKDYFYNGINDDPSQLKNPTASSLLPGVILQSAYTWGGDASRFPAIFMQQVTGAANQSASADLYNITPDDVDNMWYAGFYGAIMTNIDTLIAVATAAGQLHYAAVGKIMMANDLGQVTDFWGDVPFTEAFQGLKNTQPKYDGQQAIYTRLQTLLDEAITDLGKDDGAEFQPNSNDDLLFDGDLDMWIKFAYALKAKFYLHTVKVDATARTKALAALANGFDDGEGAFVKFVGSSATTTQAPWYQFNTQRADIIFTGYLNDLMDAAGDPRYDAYFDPADPSALGALYGSANSPVYFLSYDEQKFMEAELEFRAGNTTGAAAAYNEAVRANLQRTINDASYLPSVAKTPANITLKDIIEQKYIALFLSPEVWTDWRRTGFPQLTAPDGNVLGGALPRSLFYPSSEIRYNTNTPANTRLTRRVWWDVQ
- a CDS encoding SusC/RagA family TonB-linked outer membrane protein → MSGLYAQQREVTGKVTGSDGVPIPYATVQIKGTARGATADQNGNFRLMVDGNDAILQFRSVGFTLKEVPVGTGSTVNASLAPDNKNLQEVVVTGIGIKREKKALGYAVQDVKGDDLVKASQGDALRAMSGKVAGMQVIGSGGTPGAATFVKLRGTNSLTGNNQPLFVIDGIPVDNSQNYSGDPADATNNLLQGATNTNRGADINPDDIESISVLKGPAAAAIYGIDAANGAIIITTKKGKAGRISVDFSTGVSFDVVNRLPKIQKQFVKGSGGILAPFTSSNRYSWGPNIDTLFWTGTPNEYDIHGDIVGASSPNAKVKFTPYDNTGDFWRTALTYNNSLSFTGGTEAATYRMSVSHNYQNSIVPLQYNQRTAIALAGQLKVSEKVRTSGNINFNVSNGSMPQNGSNLSGIMLGLTRTPISFDNSNGDLAPDDPRTYLFSNGLQRSYRNGIYDNPFWTINKNPYTTAVNRLIGSLQFDWDFIKDFTLTYRIGTDVYSDNRHQYYEIQSGAYNGGRLFDDRYTYKSVNSDAIITWARQISKDFRMDVKVGNNLYSRRMDELYVQGDGLTSPGYDNISNATVQKSYNYVTPYRRISGYFDINLDLKSMLFLEITGRNDWTSTLPPENNSFFYPSASLGFVFTELEGLKDGKVLSFGKIRLSAAQVGKDPGAFLTKSFSVPTTYPDGYTTGVSFPYDGKGSFSLNNVLGNPNLKPEKTVSYEAGLQLQFLQNRIGLDATFYHTKGTDLLVRSPLAGSAGYQYVNLNAASIRNNGLELTLSAKPLTDQAFTWDMFVNFSMNRSKVLALAPGINQITVNGFTGTVVAHIPGEQAGIIYAYGWQRDAQGRIVISDASGDFGYPVVSNVQTKVGNPNPKFLMGIGNTLSYKGVSLYFLVDWKHKGDLWNGTRGSLQAIGTSAYTLNRGEMTVFPGVMGHLNDAGEVVHNEGGAEKPGGGAVNSTQVPLDEGWYLGNGGGFGAQTETFIDDASFVKLREVTLSYDLPSGKFKDSRFIKGINVNLFARNIIIWTPYRGIDPETSLTGATNAQGIDYFNMPGTSSYGLNFKFKF